In a genomic window of Xenopus laevis strain J_2021 chromosome 5S, Xenopus_laevis_v10.1, whole genome shotgun sequence:
- the LOC108718134 gene encoding insulin receptor substrate 1-B-like: MASPTDPQAQENFSDVRKVGYLRKPKSMHKRFFVLRSASESSLARLEYYENEKKWRHKSGAPKRSIPLESCFNINKRADSKNKHLVALYTKDECFAIAAECEQEQEGWYQALVDLHNRGKTHHQHHNHDGAANGVHDSLNGDEVYGEVTPPGLAFKEVWQVIMKPKGLGQIKNLVGIYRLCLTNRTISLVKLNSDAAAVVLQLMNIRRCGHSENFFFIEVGRSAVTGAGEFWMQVDDSVVAQNMHETILEAMKALSDEFRPRSKSQSSSNCSNPISVPLRRHHLNHPPPSQVGLNRRARTESVTATSPAGGAAKRGSSSSFRVRASSDGEGTMSRPASMEGSPVSPSASRTQSHRHRGSSRLHPPLNHSRSIPMPATRCSPSATSPVSLSSSSTSGHGSTSDCMCPRRSSASVSGSPSDGGFISSDEYGSSPCDFRSSFRSVTPDSLGHTPPAREEELNNYICMGKSSSHLQRAQQQRYQPSRGEEHIDFDKIFRKRTHSSGTSPPTVSHQKTPSQSSIEEYTEMMPAHPVRLTSFRHSAFVPTYSYPEECLDLHLEGSRANHKDDGYMPMSPGVAPVPTKTNDYMPMSHKSVSAPQQIINPRRHSSIDSNGYMMMSPSGSCSPENTNYSKIWTNGTNPKLSIDSIECKLPCSDYINMSPASGSTTSTPPDSYLNSVEESSKPVYSYFSLPRSFKHVHRKSEDSNLRISANSGHNLYTEDSSSSSTSSDSLGGQDPQQPVKGEACIQGKRLPRPTRLSLESSSKANTLPRAREPALPPEPKSPGEYVNIAFNDKVFLGGLVPSMYSLPFVQSRVVPQRENLSEYMNMDLGVWRAKTSYASTSYEPTYKPVSSACPTETCSSSRPPIRGKPISRDYMSMQLSSLCSDYSQVPPIRITAKSITLSSSKSNYAEMSSGGVSDNIPAITPTSNSSLSEASHSSLLGQGSGPSAFTRVSLSPNCNQSAKVIRAGDPQGRRRHSSETFSSTPTTARVTPGPVSVEDVKRHSSASFENVWLRPGEIARRDSLQPSDHTHNGLNYIDLDLAKDLSGLDHCNSHQSGVSHPSDDLSEYASISFHKLEEHRSRAETEE; this comes from the coding sequence ATGGCTAGCCCCACAGATCCACAGGCTCAGGAGAACTTTTCTGATGTCAGAAAGGTGGGCTATCTAAGAAAACCTAAGAGCATGCACAAGAGGTTTTTTGTGCTCAGATCTGCCAGTGAGTCAAGTTTGGCCCGTTTGGAGTATTATGAAAATGAGAAAAAGTGGAGGCATAAGTCTGGGGCCCCAAAGAGGTCAATCCCTCTAGAGAGCTGCTTTAATATCAACAAGAGGGCTGAttctaaaaacaaacatttagttGCTTTGTACACAAAGGATGAATGCTTTGCAATTGCTGCTGAATGTGAACAAGAACAGGAGGGTTGGTATCAGGCTCTAGTGGATCTTCACAACCGTGGTAAGACCCACCACCAACACCATAATCACGATGGTGCGGCCAATGGTGTGCACGATAGTTTAAATGGAGATGAAGTTTATGGGGAGGTAACTCCTCCAGGACTGGCTTTCAAAGAAGTATGGCAGGTGATCATGAAGCCCAAGGGTTTAGGACAAATCAAGAATTTAGTTGGTATTTACCGCCTGTGCCTCACCAACCGAACAATAAGTTTGGTGAAACTAAACTCCGATGCAGCAGCTGTGGTATTGCAACTTATGAATATTAGGAGATGTGGGCATTCCGAAAATTTTTTCTTTATAGAAGTTGGTCGGTCTGCAGTCACAGGAGCTGGTGAATTCTGGATGCAAGTGGATGATTCGGTAGTTGCTCAGAACATGCATGAAACCATACTAGAAGCTATGAAAGCTTTAAGTGATGAATTTCGGCCTCGGAGTAAGAGTCAGTCTTCATCCAACTGCTCTAATCCTATATCTGTACCTCTTAGGAGGCATCACCTTAATCATCCACCACCCAGCCAGGTAGGGCTAAATCGAAGAGCTCGTACAGAGAGTGTTACCGCCACATCACCGGCAGGAGGTGCAGCAAAGCGTGGCTCATCCTCTTCTTTCAGAGTCCGGGCATCTAGTGATGGAGAAGGAACAATGTCAAGGCCAGCCTCCATGGAAGGTAGCCCAGTTAGTCCCAGTGCAAGCAGAACTCAGTCACATCGGCATCGGGGTAGTTCTCGACTTCACCCACCTCTTAACCATAGTCGGTCTATACCAATGCCAGCAACTCGCTGCTCTCCATCAGCTACAAGCCCTGTCAGCTTGTCCTCCAGTAGTACCAGTGGACATGGTTCCACTTCTGATTGCATGTGCCCTCGTAGATCCAGTGCCTCAGTTTCTGGTTCCCCCAGTGATGGTGGTTTTATTTCTTCAGATGAATATGGTTCAAGCCCTTGTGATTTTAGAAGTTCCTTTCGCAGTGTAACGCCAGATTCTTTGGGTCACACTCCACCAGCTAGGGAGGAAGagctaaataattatatttgcatGGGCAAATCCAGTAGTCATCTCCAGAGAGCTCAGCAACAGAGGTACCAACCAAGCCGAGGTGAAGAGCACATTGACTTTGACAAGATTTTTAGAAAGAGGACTCACTCCTCAGGAACATCTCCTCCTACAGTTTCACACCAGAAGACCCCATCACAGTCCTCTATTGAGGAATATACAGAAATGATGCCTGCTCACCCTGTTCGTTTAACATCATTTAGGCATTCTGCATTTGTACCCACCTACTCCTATCCAGAAGAGTGCCTAGACCTCCATTTGGAGGGGAGCAGAGCTAACCACAAGGATGATGGCTATATGCCTATGTCACCTGGAGTCGCTCCTGTGCCTACAAAAACAAATGACTATATGCCTATGAGCCATAAGAGTGTGTCTGCCCCTCAACAAATTATTAACCCAAGACGGCATTCATCTATAGATTCAAATGGTTATATGATGATGTCACCCAGTGGTAGCTGTTCTCCGGAAAATACCAATTACAGCAAGATATGGACCAATGGTACCAACCCAAAGTTGTCCATAGATAGCATTGAGTGCAAACTGCCTTGCAGTGACTACATTAATATGTCACCTGCTAGTGGCTCCACTACAAGCACACCTCCAGACTCTTATCTGAATTCTGTTGAAGAGTCAAGCAAGCCTGTATATTCCTACTTTTCCTTGCCCAGGTCCTTCAAACATGTTCACAGGAAAAGTGAAGATAGCAATTTGCGCATCTCTGCAAATTCTGGACATAATCTATACACAGAagactcttcctcctcttccACAAGCAGTGATAGTTTAGGGGGCCAGGACCCTCAGCAACCTGTAAAAGGGGAGGCCTGCATTCAGGGAAAGAGATTGCCTAGACCCACCAGGCTTTCATTGGAAAGCAGCAGCAAGGCCAACACCCTGCCCAGGGCAAGAGAACCTGCTCTGCCTCCAGAGCCAAAAAGTCCTGGGGAGTATGTTAATATAGCGTTCAATGACAAAGTATTTTTGGGGGGCTTGGTGCCTTCTATGTATTCCCTTCCTTTTGTGCAGAGCAGAGTTGTTCCTCAAAGGGAGAACTTATCTGAATACATGAATATGGATCTTGGTGTTTGGAGAGCTAAAACATCCTATGCTTCCACGTCATATGAACCAACATACAAGCCGGTTAGCTCAGCATGCCCTACTGAAACTTGCAGTAGTAGTCGACCACCTATTCGAGGGAAGCCAATCTCGCGAGACTATATGAGCATGCAACTTAGTTCCCTGTGTTCGGATTACAGCCAAGTCCCACCTATCAGGATTACAGCCAAATCCATAACTCTTTCTTCTAGTAAAAGTAATTATGCAGAAATGTCAAGTGGCGGAGTTTCTGATAATATTCCTGCTATTACCCCAACTTCTAACTCTAGTCTGTCTGAAGCATCTCACTCTTCTCTTTTGGGCCAGGGCTCTGGCCCCAGCGCCTTTACTCGAGTTAGTCTAAGCCCAAACTGCAATCAGAGTGCCAAAGTCATCAGGGCTGGGGACCCACAGGGTAGGAGGCGGCACAGCTCAGAGACATTCTCTTCTACTCCTACTACAGCCAGAGTTACCCCTGGCCCAGTTTCTGTGGAGGATGTCAAGAGACACAGCTCTGCCTCCTTTGAAAATGTGTGGCTTAGGCCAGGAGAGATTGCCAGGAGAGATTCCCTTCAGCCTTCTGATCACACACATAATGGCCTGAATTATATTGACTTGGATCTAGCTAAGGATTTGAGTGGCCTGGATCATTGCAACTCCCACCAATCTGGGGTAAGCCACCCATCAGATGACCTAAGTGAATACGCCAGCATCTCTTTCCACAAGCTGGAGGAGCACCGGAGTCGGGCAGAAACAGAAG